The window ATTCTCTGTCTCGACAtcagcagcaacaacaataacaacaacaataaataacaacaacaatgatTATTTACAAGGATTTGGTCTCCGGTGACGAATTATTATCTGACGCTTATGACGTTAAATTAGTCGATAATGTCATTTACGAAGCTGACTGTTCTATGGTCAAAGTTGGTGGTGATGATATTGATATCGGTGCCAACCCAAGTACTGATGCTGGTGATGAAGATGGTGTTGAAGATGGTTCAGAAGTTGTTAACAATGTTGTTTACTCTTTTAGATTGCAACCAACTGCTTTTGACAAAAAATCTTTCATTACTTACATCAAAGGTTACATGAAATATATCAAGAACAAGTTGCAAGAAACCAATCCAGATGAAATTCCTGTTTTTGAAAAGGGTGCCCAAGCTTACGTTAAGAAGGTTTTAGGTTCTTTCAAAGACTGGGAATTCTACACTGGTGAATCTATGGACCCAGAAGGTATGTTAGTTTTGTTGAACTATCGTGAAGATGGTACCACTCCATTTGTTGCCATTTGGAAACACGGTATTATTGAAGAAAAGATTTAAGCAgtatacatacatacatatatatatatatatatatatttatttatatagtagtaatattaGTAATGTAGAAGTAACTCTGTACGAGGTGTCGATAATTGTGTAGATTGTCACTATTGACGAAGTGGAATGGAAGAAAAGaccactttttttttttaaattttccagtaaccaaaaaaaaaaaaactgagAGTCTGCTTGCTAATATTCTCAATGTCCGGGTTTGTAATAGCAGaatgaataattattctttttattttcttaaatTCACCACTTCAAacttttattgatttttattggaCTATCTTTACAAACACAGCTTGGCAAGTAAAAATACATATTAtaccaaataataataataataataaaacaacaaaatctTCACAGAATTACAATTATGTCTGGTATACCCAATAAGGCAAACAACAATTCTGCTATCGCGGCTATTGGCAATAACACGAGTAATTATCCAATATCGGTGAATTATACTTTGCCAGGGGTAATGCATTATTTGCAAACGCAATTTACTGCAAATGAAAGAGCTAGAATTGCGTGGGAATTAGAAAAGGGTGAATTGAAAGCCAAAATTGCATTATTAGAaggtgaaaataaaaatttgaagaGACAAGTATCAATTTATAAAGATCAAAATA is drawn from Saccharomycodes ludwigii strain NBRC 1722 chromosome V, whole genome shotgun sequence and contains these coding sequences:
- the TMA19 gene encoding Tma19p (similar to Saccharomyces cerevisiae YKL056C | TMA19 | Translation Machinery Associated), producing the protein MIIYKDLVSGDELLSDAYDVKLVDNVIYEADCSMVKVGGDDIDIGANPSTDAGDEDGVEDGSEVVNNVVYSFRLQPTAFDKKSFITYIKGYMKYIKNKLQETNPDEIPVFEKGAQAYVKKVLGSFKDWEFYTGESMDPEGMLVLLNYREDGTTPFVAIWKHGIIEEKI